A window of Castanea sativa cultivar Marrone di Chiusa Pesio chromosome 8, ASM4071231v1 genomic DNA:
CCACCAGAAATCATTCAACTTTTTGTTACCTTTAAAAGCTTCTCTAACCATGACTCTAACCCTTGAAGCACTACCAAACCCATCCAACCTTtctgccacaaaaaaaaaaaaaaaaaaaaagtgtcatcaCTGAACCCCATACCTTTCACACTTCACCTAGCTTCCACAAAAAATGCCCAGAAAAAGATTACCCATACTCCAAAAGGTCTCAAACCTTCTCaaaatttccatttttattgCCAAAATGAGAAAACCCATTATTCCAAAACTCAGTTCTCTTAAGAAAGCAAGAAGGCTCAAGAGGTTCAAGCATTACAACTATGGGTTCCTTCAAGATTACCAGTTCTCTTCTTCAAGCACTCCCCTCATTCATTACCACCACAGAAACCATTTCAAGAACAGAAGGCTTCGAGATATCTATTCGATGTTCTTACTGTGTACATGTTTGGGTAGCTTCAGAGATGCAGATTGCACATTAGAAGCTCTGCCTGCTTTCCCTGCCTTTGAGGATACCATTGCAGCAAGGCAGTTTTTCGAGCCATCAGATCCGGTTAATGAAGAAGATTCAGTTGATCAGAGGGCCGAGAGGTTTATTCAGAGGTTTTATGAAGAGATCAGAATGCAAAGGCAGGAATCAATTTAGCAAGTCAATGAAGTGGATATGgatttgctcaaaaaaaaaaaaaaaagacagtttGGACATGGAATGCTGTTCTAGCTAAAGTTTCTTGTTAATTCATTACTTTTGCCTTTgactttctttcccttttttgtttgtttgtcaaTTCTCCACTGAATTTTTTGGATTGTGGAGATGGGTTTTGATTTCACTATTTGTTTTGGGATTTAGCTGCGTGGAGCTTagaactttttgaatttttttattcaatggcAGTGCAATTGTTTTGGAAATTGGATGTACTTTCagcacaaataaaataaaaataattttataatgcTATTCTAAGGAGAAACATATTTCAGagtgtttaccaaaaaaaaaaaaaaaacatatttcagAGTCCTTCTACAATACAATTTAGTTAGGTGTTAAGTTATGATTGATGGTTGCATGGAtccatcattattattattttgattgaaaatagtGGCAACTTAGCAAAGTAAATAAGTTGTACATAAATTTACCAGGTTCAGAGGTGCTAGCTAAAAGTTAACACCATTCGTGGGTTCCAATTAATTCAATTCTCACctacactaaaaattgatttgtgtCTTGGTTTAATGATAAGAACTATTATCAAAAACAGATCTCATAGGTTAAAACactcttaaataaaattaaaataaaaataaaaaagctaacaCCATAGGGTACCAACTCAAGTACTCAACTATGGtataaaattatgagtttattaTAGGCCTTGCAACTAGTTGCATCTGCAAAATTTTAAACCTCAATGAACTAAGTGTGCGTTTAAGttaggattaaaaattaaaattatttcattattcaGCTCATTTTTGCTCCTATTTATGGGccccattgcactttttggtactatttacagaccccactgtactatttcaactagtttttacctttatttgctgtactttcaacaataatttttcagttttaactaaataaacGATATCCAAACACACCTTAAGAGGCGGAGGAGGCTAAATAGTTACCGTTGGAGATATAAGAGTCTGAAGTTGGTGAGTGTGATATAATATCTTATTTTGTTATACTTAATATGATTGACTAGAAAGTCAGCACACAAAAACAATGGTTCAGAATTTATATGCCCTTTATtaattgcataaaaaaatattgtttgctGGAAGGTTGGGATTGTGGACGTCTTGGTCTCCTCAGTCGTAAAGTGAACTTCTAGGAGGCAATATTGCTCTTGAAAACACTTCATCTCAATGGAATACCGCGAATTCAGCACTTTATATCGCTTTGATGTATAAATTGGTGTGAGTCAGGTGTACTTTGTTTGAATAGATGGCAATTTGTTGTAGTCCCGAGTCAATATTTATATTTACCAATGCTTGTATGTGATTGGGGAGGTAAGATGGAGCCTTTGCCACTACCACTGCATGTTAACTCTGCTAAGTTCTCAAATTTGCTTTTCGCTAGAGTATTGATTCTTTTACACTTGAGGCACGGACAGTGCTAGGATTTCATCTTTAGGAGGCTAAggtatgaaattaaaaaaaaaaaaaattaaaaaaactatttaagaataagaattatgCGATATGATGTTGCAGAAAAAATTGTCAGTAAGCCGATGGTCCAAACAAAGATTTCTGAGAGATCTACAAGGATGAATACACTCTTGAAGAGCATCAATGTGGGGTTGGCCTTCTAGCCAATGACCCTCCGATAATTAAGTCAGTCTCTCACAATTATACCATAACCCTAAAGGTATGAGTTAGGAAATTGTGTATGCATATGTGCATACCTTTTAGAAGGAGGGGGCATGGCCTTTTATATAGTAGCCTGAAGCGTATCACTTTTCCAAGAATGTAGGCAATTTCATAGTGATAAGTGTTGTGAAGAGATTGGGATTATCGTTTCCGAGATCTCTAGATCCAACTTAGTGTGGGAGCGAATTTGTTGTGCAGGTTATTACACTTGGAGATGACGGGACAAATGATAGGCAAGGGTTGGAGAGGATCGTTCATTAGGTATGACTCATCTGTCAGGCTAATTAATTATCTGCCAAGCTAAGGACTTGTCAGTCAAGTTGAGGATTCGTCAATCACTAGTGACAAAGCTAGGAATTTTGagtttgggggagggggggggggactatggtgtcaaaaaaaaaaacctcaaatcacatatatatatatatatatatatatatatactacttaaaaaaaaatccacataatATGTGTATATCtgaaaatttaaatgttaattttcttatACTaaagtaaattttatatttatataaaattatcgactttaatatgtatatattaagagaaaCTGATAatctttttaaactttaatgAGTATACAAAAGTTGAATAATTGgctatataatataaaaatatatagaaccaaaaaactcaaatatatatagtatCGTCCATCAAAGTCATGCTCAACAATAATACTTCACATaataaacttcatcaattgttatttttatagcaaaattatttataactttttaatatataaattgtttgAAAAACTTCATCCATGTTtaacaaatcaaaatcataatgTTCCAATTGAAGTCTCATAtgagcttttatttatttattttttttgcttgataGAATTTTGAGAATAGAAAACTTCAGCCAAATTGCATATATTATCAAGAGTAATACTACAagcacaaactattttataacatttttacaaaatgttgatgtggttaacctcttattggttttcatctaagcctactgtaggggcattgggcccagtaattcaccaaggatggcccaacgaagtcttttgggctagaaacccaaatccgaagacatcaaaaagatcttggagtatctgaatgtatctcataaagaaataccaagtaaagatatgataaacaaatgaccaattacgtccgaggagaagatgtgtcctcggattgttaagccgaggacataggaagagaggtttagtgtcccccggttatgttataaagaatcctacgactacgggaatacacagtacacgtggaggacaatagaaagagcggtggaatatctaaggtaaagctactaccaccgcccatacattaaaagcctTGTAAATTGATACGCTAActgcatagatggaaggatgggacctgagcatggagtttggaacttggtccctaaccccagcgggctttagggaagaattgatgggacaagtatccgaaatcaggattgcaaccataaggtggaagatgatgaagagaagaaaagaagtataaataaaggggaagacatacgaagaagggggaggctttttcagtaagaaaaagggccaatagtatatgataatcaagaattgtatccaaactttaggaaatactattataaactatcctcgggttttgtccgaggaggaattttcagtcttactcttgcgaacaactctttattttgtgccattgggcccaaagcccgttcttttcctcattatctaaaccatccttgaaatctagattacaaacccatcctctacaaatttattgtaaaaaaaggcctttcaaagcccattttccttccagtcatagtttgggaatttgaattgtgtccttacaattggcgtcgtctgtgggaatttagtctttaaggaagtttagaacatcatggtaggatcaggaccacaacgcagcgCGGAGTCCGTAGGCTCCCaacgtgaggatcactccttgcatcctgatcacggagagaaccaggaaggtagtgtacatactacacacaccatcagaagtgcaagCCATTcacaaggaggaagcagagttccttatgagagaaatgccagggccatgcagaaggagatcgaCGGCCTAAAGAGAAAATTGCGTCACGCAAAGCGAAGGCGAACTCCTtcggtctctgacccctcttcggaaggatccgatGATGACATTTACGGGCAGAGATCCAAGACTCCCCCGAGTGAATCTttctcttccgaagaagacaatctgcatgggaggcgtggcagagactacccctctaggggcttgggaaatgacgcaGTGGGtagagcgttacaccaaatctccagatcacccttcacgcgcagattggaagaagggaggttacctcggcgcttcacacaaccggccttcactatttacaatggtcggacggatcctgtggagcacgtgagccatttcagccagagaatggcagtgcattccaagaatgagaccttgatatgcaagatctttccttctagcctggggcccgtggccatgagatggtttgatggcttgagggcaggctccattggttctttcaaagagcttactagagcatttggttctcgctttatcacgtgtagtagagttcctcggccattggattctttattatccatggctatgagggaaggggaaaccctgagaacgTATTCGGATAGGTATTCGAGATTGACGGAGACTTCGATGATGtggcaataaggaccttcaaggtcggcctaccgacggggcatgacttgaggaagtccttgacgaaGAAACCTGTTAGAAGTGTGCGacgactgatggatcgcatcgacgagtacaaaagggttgaggaagatcagcagcagggaaaaggcaaggcgaaggttatcccacaagaaatgagggatttcaggtcggacagatacaacaacaataggcttGAAAgggatttttccaggcaggctggtcacatacccccacaagtggtcaacaccgtcttcagggaACCGGTacagcagctgttggagaaaataagacatgagccttttttcaaatggccaaataaaatggcaggggaccctttgagacgcaaccaaaatctccattgccactatcaccaggagaggggtcataccaccgaggattgtcgcactttgtggaatcatttggaacaattggttaaggagaAAGTCACAGTCCCGCCTAATGGtcgaggaaaccaatcaggagtggcaaaccacgacggccCTTCGTcgagacctcctctaggtactatcaatgtcatttttgcggcacctggaaggactggctcagctcctttcagggtaatgtctgtggctcgaacattggccgaagaGTCACGGGGATcaccgaagaggattaaggcaagcaTCCTGCCAGCTCTAAGTTTCTgcgaagaggacaagatgggtactatccagcctcatgatgatgccttggtggtaACCCTCAGAATAAGGggactatgatgtaaagagggtaatggttgatcaaggcaaAGGTGCGgaatatcatgtaccccgacctatttagaggcttgaaattAAGAGTTCAAGATCTTACggcatatgactcacccttgataagcttcgaagggagagctgacgttccaaagggacaaattagactgcctgtacaatcaggcccagaggtggtagacgtagatttcatcatggtcgatgcttattctccctatacggctattgtagcGAGACCTTGGCTATGCGTTAggagctgtttcctcaaccttgcatgtcaaagttaAATTTCATTCTAGAGACcgaggtggtggagttacttgggagtcaatctCAGGCTCTCGACAAGGTGTCACGGCCGCAATTCTACGTCGACCAAGCCGAGTCCTCGGCCTTTCGGCCGACggagaagcatagcaatcaaagtcttttGCCACAGCCAAGATAGATGAAGCggcatgtgaagaattggagaaaattctcatagacaatgaccctaagaagttctttcaggttggagttcaattgccacaggaagagaagatggagctgattttatttttaaggaaaaatatggatgtatttgcttagAATGCGTATgaagcccctggggttgatccgagcttcatatgtcatcatttaaaagtCAATCCAGCTGTGGTActgaggaggcaaccacctcggaggtcctccaaagaacattttgaagccgtaaaagaggaagtgcttaaactcaaaaaagcaggtgctatcaaagaagtgttttatcctgaatggttagcccatacggtggtggtgaaaaagaagaatgggaagtggagagtttgtgtggacttcacagatttaaacaaagcttgcccgaaggactcattcccaatgcctcggattgatcaattggttgacgctcGTTGGAcatccttggatgagttttcttgatgctttccggGGTTATCACCGGATACCTTTGGCCGTTGAAGAGCCAGAGAAGACTGCCATTCGTTACTCCCTgtgaaattatcattataaggtaatgccctttggtttgaaaaacgcaggggctacctaccaaaggatgatgacgagaatgtttgaggcacagctaggaaaaactattgaggtatacgtggacgatatggtggtaaagagtaaggaagTTTCTGCGCATCTGGAAGATCTGGGcaacacttttcaaaagctaagagagtataagttgcggctcaatgcctctaaatgctcttttggtgtgggatcgggcaagtttctaggttatatggtgactcaccggggaatcgaagtgaatcctgctcaggttaaggcgATAAACAACTTACACcaacctcggaatcctaaagaaatGCAGAGGCTAATAGGTATGACCGCTGCTCTCAACCAATTTATATatcggtccgcggacagatgcagacctttctttcaattgttgaataaatggaagggctttgaatggaccgaggagtgcgcggtggcttttcaacagcttaaagagTATCTCTCACGACCGcccgttatgtctcgaccagaagttgatgaaattctgtttgcatatattgcagtggcaaaccatgcagttagtttggttcttatccgagatgataataatatccagagaccggtttattatgtaagcaagtctctgcatgaggccaagctgagttatttgccactggagaaagctacCTTGGCGGTGgtccatgctacacgaagacttccccattacttccaatctcatacggttgttgtccttacacaactccctcttaaattgATTCTGCGAAGTGCGGATTATATgagaagaattgccaaatggggaactgtcctaggagcttttgacatcaaatatatgtctcgcacctctataaaggggcaggtcatcgcggatcttgtggcggaatttgctgagccttcatTAGAAGACTATAATGAAGGATCAGCATGGGTAAAAATCGGAGGCATGATTTCATGCAAAgagcct
This region includes:
- the LOC142608155 gene encoding uncharacterized protein LOC142608155, which produces MPRKRLPILQKVSNLLKISIFIAKMRKPIIPKLSSLKKARRLKRFKHYNYGFLQDYQFSSSSTPLIHYHHRNHFKNRRLRDIYSMFLLCTCLGSFRDADCTLEALPAFPAFEDTIAARQFFEPSDPVNEEDSVDQRAERFIQRFYEEIRMQRQESI